The following nucleotide sequence is from Zea mays cultivar B73 chromosome 1, Zm-B73-REFERENCE-NAM-5.0, whole genome shotgun sequence.
TAGCTAGGCCTTCGTACTGTTTCGTCCGGAAGAAGCAAGCTATAGCTATAGCTGCAGGAAGCAGACGAGATCGGATCATCCGAGGCCATCGGGAACGGGAGCTCCAGACCCGCCGAGGTACGCGTACGTACGCCCATGGCTAGCTTCCCCCCGGCCCATTTCCTTGCCATCGCCTGCTCTTTTGCTTCGAGTTTTCGCTGCTGCGCCGTCGTTCATCGCTCGATTCCACCTCCCGGCCGGGTGCCGCCGCCGTTCATGCACTGTCAGCGCGCTGCCTTACCGTCCTTCCGATTCATTAGGGTTTGTTTAATTAGATCTTAATCCATGTAGATTGCGTGAATGTAGATTGCGTGAGATTGGATGAGTTTAATAAATCCCAATCAAGTTaaagttttttttatttttttagtcTTATGTATAATAAAAAGGGTTTTTTACATTGGTCCCCTTAGTTTCGCCACGGTACTCGTTGCTACCCTTAGTTTTTATTCTTACTCAGTTTTACCCGATTCTCGTTCCCGTTGCTCACAAATACGCCTGGACGCCGTCTCCGTCTACTTTCACGTGTCTTACAGATCGGGCCCACTGCGAAAAAATCCCCACTCCACTCGACAGGaaccgcgcccgcgccgccgcccaGGAACCGCGCCGCCGCCCAGGAACCGCGCCGCCACGCGAAGCCCAGGAACCGCGCCGCCGCCCAGGAACCGCGCCCGCCACGCGAAGCCCATTTTCCTGGTGCCGGTGTCCTCTGCTCGGCCGGAGCTCGCCTCCGTGCTCGGTTCTCTCTCTTTCCCAGCTCCGACCTCTCTTCTCTGCCCCTGCACGCGCGCCTTCCCTGCTCCAATCTCCAACGCCGGCGCTCAGCTCCTCTGCTCGGCCGGAGCTCGCCTCCGTGCTCAGTTCTCTCTCTTTCCCAGCTCCGACCTCTCTTCTCTGCCCCTGCACGCGTGTCCTCTGCTCGCCTCCGCGCTCGAGCTCCGGCCGCCGCTAGCCTAGTTTGCGCCTCTGCTCGCGTAGCTTCGTCGTGGAAGGAGAAGCCTGTGCAGCCGTCGGTCCTGCTCGCGTAGCTTCGTCCCTGCACATCTGGCCACCGGGGACGGCAACGCTCCGGCGCCGGCGGCGGAGGCCAGTTGCTCCTGGTCCGGGGTAAGCTCTCGGTTTACTTTCATTCGTCCAATTAGCGCAGCGTTCACCCTGCACAAAATCCACAATCTTGACCTGCACGATTTTGACAGGGTTATTGTCTTATTGAATCGAGGGCCTGCTGCGCAGCGGCGTCGACGTCAACAGTATTAACCTCGACAGCGACACCGCCCTGCACATCGCCGCGTGCTAGAGCCACCGCGACGTCGTCAGGGTGCTGCTCAGCTTTTTTTTGAAGAATTGGTGCTGCTCAGCTGGAAGGATGAATCATATTATTCCCAATGATGAGGTTGAACCAATAGAAGTAGTTGCTGCACCTGATGATGATGAAAGACAGTATCCTGAGTTTGTTGACAAGTGGGATATGCTAGAATTTGAGGACTATGATGGAGACATTTTCACAGGGGCACAATTTGAAGAGACTGatgaagaggaggaggaggaaaacATAGCTATGGGGGTGGATGAGCAAGGAGAGGGTGATGATGTACCAAGAAATGATTATGACAGAGATAATCCATCCTTAAAAGAAGGCAGCACATTTGCATCGATGACCGAATTTAGGAATGCACTTGCTACCTATTGCATCAAAGGTGAGTATGATTATGTAATTGAAAAGAGTGAGCCAACAAGAATGACTGTTCATTGCGCATTTGAGAGGTGTCAGTGGAGGATACATGCTTCCTGTATGCGGAATAGTACAATTATTCAGGTCAAAGTGAATCCATCTCCTCACACTTGTCCAAGTGAAAGAAAAGGGTCACATAAGGTAGCTAAAAGTAGATGGTGTGCAGATGCAGTATTAGAATGGGTGACAGATAACCCATGCATTGGTACAACTGAACTAGTAAAGAAGATTAAAGAGAAGTACAACATTTTAGTGCCTTACATGAGAGTGTATTATGGCAAGGAAATGGCTCTTGACAAGATTTATGGCCCATGGAAGGAAAGCTTTAACTTATTATTCACTTTCAAAGCTGAAGTGGAGAAGGCGTGCCCAGGTAGTGTTGTTGAGATTGACCATCATACGGTGGATTATAAAGTGAATGGCAAGATTTTGAACAAAGAATGTTTTAGAAGGGTGTTCGTTTCATTCAAAGCATGTTGGAGTGGGTTCTTAGCTGGTTGCAGGCCTTATTTAGCAGTGGATGCAACAGCTCTTTATGGGAGGTTTAGAGGCCAGTTAGTAgctgcttgtgccattgatgcacatAATTGGCTCTTTCCAGTGGCTTATGGTGTCCTCGAGGCAGAGTCAACAGAAAGTTGGACATGGTTCCTACAGAATTTGCGTCAGGTTATAGGGTTTCCACATGGATTGACTATACACACAGATGCTTGCAAGGGTTTAGAAACTGCAGTGGATTATGTGTTTCCTGGAGTAGAGCATAGGGAATGCATGAGGCATTTTGCTTCAAACTTGGGCAAATCATTCAAGGGAAAGTTGATTGATGACAACTTATGGCCAGCATCATTGACATATAGCCTTAGAAAGCATAACTATCATGTGAATCAATTGTACACAAACTCTAGGTTAAAAATATACATTGAAAGTCATCACAAATATCTATGGGCTAGAAGCAAATTTGGTGAAGGGTGCAAGGTGGACTATGTGAACAATAACTTGGCGGAGTCATTCAATGCATGGATCAGGAAAACAAAGGGGCTTCATTTGGTGGAGTTGTTAGATAAGATTCGACAAATGCTTATGGTAAAGTTTGAGTTGCGTCAAAGAATTGCACTTGAGAGGTTTCATGGCCACATGATAATCCCAGCTGTGATGAAGACATTGCATGAAAAGACCAGAGGTTTGAAAATGTCTTTCATCAAGCGCAGACCGCTTGAGGCAGAGGTGACAGTGTTGGACAAACAAAAGAAGGAATGGAGATATCCAGTGGACTTATCGAACAGGACATGCACTTGTAGGCAGTGGCAGATTACCGGGCTGCCATGCACCCATGCCCTATTTTTCATTACTTCTCTTCGTGGTGTAGCCAGCGAAATTGATCAATATGTACATAAGTACTACTCTATTGCCAAGTTCAAAGCAACATATGCTGAGAATGTGCCTTCCATAGAGGTTCGACAGCAAATTCATCTTCTTCAGTTCGACAGCAAATTTGTCCCAGTTCGTAGTCACATCTGCTCGTTCATCCCACATATTAGACGCCATCATCTCCCCAGAGCCACCAACCACCCCTGCCCCTTCAAGCATCTTGACATAATCGTCCATCCACATGAAAAAATTGCATATTTTAACAACCTAAACAATCCAAATAGAGGTTCACAATTCAGCAGTAAGCACAAAAATGAAATCAACCGTAATGGATAAAACAAGGATGAACCTTATTATCTCGATATGACTTGCTTTCACACTTCACGAACTCTCGACCAAAGTTGCCGTTCTCCCACCTTTTCGATCTTAGTCTCAAGAGCGACTCTGACCTTTCGCATTTGGGGCAGCGGATCAGCGACACCGGACCATAACTGGGCCATCCTTGTCCTCCATTGGAGGAGCCGCTTGCCCGCGACATGCGTGAATCCATGCTAGTAAACACAAACAACTGTGTCGCTATTTTTCTGAGGAGCTAAAGTATGCTGTAAGTATCGGTTACAAGGTCTACCCAATCTGCGGCTATCTGTTTGACAGAATGGAATCACCATTCAAGGATTTTGTGAATGATATCTACCGAAGAAGGCTTGAAGCAAAGGCTAGAGGGGAGAAAGCTTTAGATTTTATTCACAATACCACTATGAATAGTCTCTACGGCAGGTTTGGTATTAACCCTGAAAGCACTACCACCTTAATTCTTAataaagaagaagcactcaaattCCCTATGGAGCATGAAGGATTTATGCATAGCGAAGAACTATGTGCTGATAGGTTTCTCATAACCTACAAAAATAAAAGAAGTGCTGAATTACAGCGAAAACGCGAAAAACCCCCGGCTAATGCAGCAGTGCAAATCTCAGCAGCCGTCACAGCCTATGCGAGGATACATATGTATCCATATATAGCAAGGGAGGATTGCTACTATACTGATACAGATTCTATTGTTGTTAAGCACCCTCTTCCCGCTGATGAAGTATCTGCGACCAAATTAGGTGCTTTCAAGCTAGAACACGATGTTACTAAAGGGGTCTTCCTAGCTCCCAAGTCCTACATGTTGAGCAGATCGTGAAGCATAAAGGTGCTAGAAAAATAATGGCTAATGAGAAGTGGTTCATAAACCAGCTAGATGACCCTCATCTCAAGCATACTTTCGAATACGAACTAAAGTTCAGTAGGAACTGGCATAAACTGCTGGTGGAAAAGAAAACAGCGCGTATCACTATGGGTATAGAAAGTAAGAAGCGAGACTTCGTTTTCGACCGGTATGGTAAATGGGTTGGAACTGAATATGGTGGATGTAACTCAAATATCTGGATGCAATTTAACATTTGAGTTAGCAACAACTGTTATATCGCAGAGGACTGCAGAGGACTGCAGGCGGCCAGCGGGAAGGGTGCGCAGCCAGGATTCCGGCGCGCGACGCAGAGGACAATCGAGCAGGGAAGCACCGAGCTGGAGCTCCGCGGCGCGCAGGAACAAGCAGGAGCAAGGGCGCGGCGTTGGGCGTCGAGCAGAGGCCGAGCAACGCCGATGAGCCGAGGGAGAGAGAAACGCGGCCATGGACAGACAACTCGGCAAGAGCCGGACGCCGAGCGAGAGGAGCAGGAGATGGGCGCGCCAGCAGAGGGAGAGGAGCTCGGTTCAGTGGCCATGGAGGAGAGAGAAAAGCAGGGCGCACAGGAACAGAAGACCACGCGCGGCAGAGAGGGAGGCGCTGCCATGGGCATCGGGAGGAGCTTGGGCGCAGGGAACAGAGGAGATGAGAGGGAGAGAGCACGCCGTGGCTGGGAGGAGCCGAGCGCCATGGGCGAGCTCGGGGAAGGTCCGCGCGACGCAGAGGCTGGAGCATCGCCGGCCGAGCAGAGGACACCGGCACCAGGAAAATGGGATCCGCGAGCAGGACGAGAAGACAGGCTGGGCGGTGGGATTTTATCCCCTGGCCGCTGGAACCCTAACCTGGAGGCACGAAGCGAGGGGCGCGGACCAACTCGAGAGGCTGGAGGCACGGAGCAGCGGATCCCTCCCGGCGGCGTCTTCCTCCTTCCCGGCGTGGCGGCTCCAGATCCGCCGCGAGGACCTCGAACTCGAGATCCGCCGCCCAGCTCTGGCCAAGCGCTTGCTCCCTCCCGCGGCGGGCGTGGCAGCTCCTACCAATGGCGTGGCGGGCGTGGTGGGTGGGCGGCGGCGCGGCCGCGGTTCCTGGGCGGCGGCCGGTTGAGGGCTCGGGCGCGGGCGTGGTTCCTGTCGAGTGGAGTGGGGATTTTTTCGCAGTGGGCCCGACCTGTAAGACACGTGAAAGTAGACGGAGACGGCGTCCAGGCGTATTTGTGAGCAACGGGAACGAGAATCGGGTAAAACTGAGTAAGGATAAAAACTAAGGGTAGCAACGAGTACCGTGGCGAAACTAAGGGGACCAATGTAAAAAACCCTAATAAAAATAACCAAACAAAGTCTTGTTAGTGTTCTAGCTAGCTCACCAGCCATGCATCTGGATTATAGACTGAACGCGTGGGTCCTCACCCTCACCCAGCCTATAATGCTGACACTCTTGGGCATATCAGCAGCGAGTTCCGGCCGGTCCCGTATGTATTCGATGATCGCGTCTCAATTATTTGCTTGCTTCTCTTTCGCTTTCCCTTCTACGCTTCCTTTGTGACGTCGCACAGCAAGCAGGAACGAACGACTAATGCCCCTGTTCGTTTCGGCTtttcgcagcttctggccaccaaaagctgctgcggaccgccaaacactcaacttttcagccagcttctatcaaattcgtttgggtaaaaaccattcaaaatcaacataaatatataatcggttgagtcgtcgcaatagtagtaatctgtcattttatagatcctgagcttcatggacaactttatcttcctcccgcacgtaatcctaatgatactcagattctctacacagccagattcttcTCACGGCTAGATTCTCGGAAAAGCTGGTAAAAAAAAACTAAACCAAACAGGCCTAAACCACGTACATACTGCGCTGATAGCGATAGCGATCCACACGGCTGCTTGCTAGCTGTTGAGTGAGGTGTGTGCTCTTGCCTCCACCTCTGCATGGAACTCGAAACATCTGCGCTGACAGCGATCGACACGCGCTGTGTCTCACTAGCTTAgttttttatgtttatattcaatTTATGATAAGGAATCTTAGACATATATGTATAAAATACATACATCAAATATTGTAGTATAATCCCAAAACGAATTCTAATATGCGACAGAGCGAGCATTATGCGTGCTGCAGTATATGTATTCTTGTTTTTTTTCACCTTACATTTACTTGGTCGTTAAATCTTCAGACAAAGTTAAGATACCGTGTGTTCTTCAACCGAggagtgtgtgtgtgtatatatatatatatattcttacGTTATCTCTGCATCAAACTCTGAAACCGTCGGGCTGACAATTTTTTTCAGTTGCCGGAGGAGTGCCTTGGATCGCACCATCTTTGGATGATGTCGTCGCAGAAACGACGGAAGGGAtgcatcttcttctccctcgccTTGCTTCTCTGCAGCGCGTCAGGTACGTATGTTACGTTCTGCGCAGGCCCTCGCTTTTCTTTATCCTTCTTCTGCCATCCCTAACAACAGCTTTAATTTCTTTCGTGTCGTCCCTAAAGATTCTTTACTTCCAGTGTAGTATGCTAGTGAGAGCGTAGAGGATTGCAAATGGGTCTTTTTTTCTCTCTATCACCATAAGCTACAAAGGGATAGGAGtaggatatatattcatatgcttGTGCTTTTCACAGCACCCTTTCCATGCCTTATCTTGAGTCAACAAAGGCGTAACATGCCCAAGCAGTTTATCCAAACGATCCTCTAGTATTACTGTTTGTTTGGTCTAAAATTCTGCTCCGAAAAAACCGAAGCCTGAATCGCACCAAATTGggctgcactgcactgcactgcactgcactgcgTTGCTTCACTTCATGTACAGTCAGCAGTAGTAAAACGGGCCCTTTCGCAAAACCTGCTGCAGGAGGCGTACCGTCGCTGGCTTCAGAAAACTCTCCGTCAGAGTTCGCCAAGATCGTCCAGTCTAAGCAGACGAGGCACGCCCGCGTGTGCGGGGCGGACCCTCAGCTGCTGAGCTCGCTGGCAGGCAGCGGCGCGGAGGTCATGCTCACCGTCCCCAACGAGCAGCTGGAGCACGTGGCCGAGTTCCAGGAGGAGGCCGACCTCTGGGTGGCCGCCAGCGTGGCGCGGTTCGTCCCGGCGACCAGGATCACGCACGTCCTGGCGGGCGACGACGCGCCGGCGCGCTCCCCGCCCAGCGCCCACTTCCTGGTCCCGGCGATGGCCAACCTCCGCTCGGCGCTCGCCGCCGCGGGGCTCGCCGGCCGCGTCAGCGTGTCCAGCGCGCTGTCCGCCGAGACGCTGGCCGCCCCGGACCCGGACTGGTCGGGCGTCGTGGGCCGCGTCCTCCGGTCCCTTGCGTCGGCCGGCTCGCCGCTGGTCCTCAAGTCGTCAGGCCCGTCGGAGGCCAGCGACGCCAGGGCCGACGCCGCGTACGCCGCCATGCGCGCGCTGGGGGTCTCCGGCGTCCCCGTCATCGCGGCGGACctcgcggccgccgccgccgacgtcgTGCCGTACTACTACTACGGCTACGGCTACGCCGACGGTCACAGCCACCCGGGCGTGCAGCGGCGGTCGCTGGCGACGGGCACGTTCTGCGTGGCGCTGCAGAACGCGGACCCGGCGGCGCTGCAGGCCGGGCTCAGCTGGGCGTGCGGCCCGGGCCACGCCGACTGCTCCGCCATCCAGCCAGGCGGCGCCTGCTACCAGCAGAACAACCTGCCGGCGCTCGCGTCCTACGCCTACAACGACTACTACCAGAGGATGGCCAGCACCGGCGCCACCTGCTCCTTCAACGGCACCGCCACCACGACCACCAACGACCCAAGTAATAACCAATACCTTTTTTTTTCCATTTCCTTCTTTCACATCAAGAGATTAACGCCTTCGATCGTCTTCGTGTGACTGCGCATCCAATTCCAGGCTCAGGATCTTGCGTTTTCGCGGGAAGGTGAGCACTGTCTATTTCAAGCTCTGCAATTTCTGCACGTCTCTTAGCGTTTAACACAACCTGACGACGTGACCTCGTTTTCTCGGCGCGCGCTGCGGTTGCTTGCAGCTCCAACTCGAGCGTGCCGGTGGGAGCGAGCCCGCCGACCAGCCTCTCCCCTCCGACGGGCTTCACACCTCCAGTCGGCTCCAGCCCCCCGTCGTCGTCGGAGTTCGGCCCCCCAGCGGCCGGCACCACCCCGCCGGCTGGAGGCGGCCTTGGACCTGGATTCGGCACCCCGCCGGGCTCCTTCAATGGCACCGGGTCGTTCGGGCCCAGCGGCACGCTCAACCCTTACAACGGCGTGTCCCGTGGGTTGCCGCGCGCGGGCTTGTTCACGGCTCTGTCCGCCGCTGCGGTCGCCGTTCTTCTCGTGTCCGTGGATGCCATGTGAATTGTCGATGCagatatcatatatatatatatatatgtggatTACCTCTAGTACTAGACATTCCTTCTCGAGCCCACATCATGTTCTTTATTGAGCTACTGGTCATGTAGATAGATCTCAGGTCGGATCTGTATCATATACGTATAGGAGTCGTAACTACGAAGCGAATATGTATCTGCACGTGATCTGGGACAGTTCTGATGAGCGTATGCATGTATTACATGATGAATTACACTTTTACATGTTTGGAATCAGAAATGTAGGACGCAACATCCTGTTTTTTTCGTATCGATTGGTCTGCCTGCGTCGTGATAGTTCAATCTTCAAACTTAGGACTCAAACCGTGTGTGCAGGTGCAGCAGCATGACCCCCCTGTCCTCGCTGCTGGCCTTCGAACTTGAGCCACCTCTTGGCCCTGCACAGCCTCATGGAGCCGTGCAAGCCGACGCCGAGCGCCGTGAGCGCGCCGGCGAGCGCGAACACCCTCCACCCGGCCACGGCGCACACGTACGCCAGGAACGCGGACGGCACGGCGCACATGGCGGCCAGCGCGGGCAGCGACGACAGCGGCACGCGGTACGGCCGCTTCAGGTCCGGCTGCCTGGCGCGGAGCCAGAGGAAGGCGGCGAACTCCAGCAGCGTGCCCAGGCTGTAGAGGAAGTTGGCGGTGGCCACGACCTCGTCGAACGCCAGGAAGGACACGGCCAGGGTCACGGCGGAGGAGACGGCGACGGCGACCCACGGGGTGCGGAGGCGCGCGAAGACGGCCGGGAGGAGGCCCAGGTCCGCCATGCCCAGCAGCTGGAACGC
It contains:
- the LOC103635596 gene encoding glucan endo-1,3-beta-glucosidase 4; the encoded protein is MMSSQKRRKGCIFFSLALLLCSASGGVPSLASENSPSEFAKIVQSKQTRHARVCGADPQLLSSLAGSGAEVMLTVPNEQLEHVAEFQEEADLWVAASVARFVPATRITHVLAGDDAPARSPPSAHFLVPAMANLRSALAAAGLAGRVSVSSALSAETLAAPDPDWSGVVGRVLRSLASAGSPLVLKSSGPSEASDARADAAYAAMRALGVSGVPVIAADLAAAAADVVPYYYYGYGYADGHSHPGVQRRSLATGTFCVALQNADPAALQAGLSWACGPGHADCSAIQPGGACYQQNNLPALASYAYNDYYQRMASTGATCSFNGTATTTTNDPSSGSCVFAGSSNSSVPVGASPPTSLSPPTGFTPPVGSSPPSSSEFGPPAAGTTPPAGGGLGPGFGTPPGSFNGTGSFGPSGTLNPYNGVSRGLPRAGLFTALSAAAVAVLLVSVDAM
- the LOC109939253 gene encoding uncharacterized protein encodes the protein MNHIIPNDEVEPIEVVAAPDDDERQYPEFVDKWDMLEFEDYDGDIFTGAQFEETDEEEEEENIAMGVDEQGEGDDVPRNDYDRDNPSLKEGSTFASMTEFRNALATYCIKGEYDYVIEKSEPTRMTVHCAFERCQWRIHASCMRNSTIIQVKVNPSPHTCPSERKGSHKVAKSRWCADAVLEWVTDNPCIGTTELVKKIKEKYNILVPYMRVYYGKEMALDKIYGPWKESFNLLFTFKAEVEKACPGSVVEIDHHTVDYKVNGKILNKECFRRVFVSFKACWSGFLAGCRPYLAVDATALYGRFRGQLVAACAIDAHNWLFPVAYGVLEAESTESWTWFLQNLRQVIGFPHGLTIHTDACKGLETAVDYVFPGVEHRECMRHFASNLGKSFKGKLIDDNLWPASLTYSLRKHNYHVNQLYTNSRLKIYIESHHKYLWARSKFGEGCKVDYVNNNLAESFNAWIRKTKGLHLVELLDKIRQMLMVKFELRQRIALERFHGHMIIPAVMKTLHEKTRGLKMSFIKRRPLEAEVTVLDKQKKEWRYPVDLSNRTCTCRQWQITGLPCTHALFFITSLRGVASEIDQYVHKYYSIAKFKATYAENVPSIEVRQQIHLLQFDSKFVPVRSHICSFIPHIRRHHLPRATNHPCPFKHLDIIVHPHEKIAYFNNLNNPNRGSQFSSKHKNEINRNG